A section of the Streptomyces sp. NBC_01591 genome encodes:
- a CDS encoding HAMP domain-containing sensor histidine kinase, which yields MRRPGTSGPGTSGRGTGRRRPRVPSWAATLTWKSAVFITVMCCVLAALLGVLVHTEVTRQTVGRAREKALDRLADVTTAYETGEALPPGSGIDPPGLPAALRTLATSGERGTLVGDHDGRPAMWAAAPADGRALATQVDYSLSTRTIESLDGAIVGSSLLAIGATLLVGAFAVTRVTRRLHLTAQVARRISAGDLDARVRDPRTADPSRPQDEVAVVAGALDTMASTLQRKLQTEQRFTADVAHELRTPLTGLSAAAELLPPGRPSELVRDRVRAMRALTEDLLEISRLDARTEAVDLDGYELVPLVERVVRASGTRTEIRIERPEKSAHVRVETDRRRLERVLGNLITNAHRHGRPPVVLTVDGPVVTVRDHGPGFPDYLLDDGPQRFRTEGGGKGHGLGLTIAAGQAAVIGAGLAFRNAPDGGAVARVTLPEYTGADDGASESGTGTKSGPRNGE from the coding sequence ATGAGGCGGCCCGGAACGAGCGGGCCCGGCACGAGCGGGCGCGGAACGGGACGGCGCCGGCCGCGGGTGCCTTCCTGGGCCGCGACACTCACCTGGAAGTCGGCCGTCTTCATCACGGTGATGTGCTGCGTGCTCGCCGCGCTGCTGGGTGTGCTGGTCCACACCGAGGTGACCCGCCAGACCGTGGGCCGGGCCCGCGAGAAGGCCCTGGACCGGCTGGCGGACGTCACCACCGCGTACGAGACGGGCGAGGCGCTGCCGCCCGGTTCCGGGATCGATCCCCCGGGGCTGCCCGCTGCCCTGCGCACCCTGGCCACGAGCGGCGAACGCGGCACGCTCGTCGGCGATCACGACGGGCGTCCGGCCATGTGGGCAGCGGCTCCGGCCGACGGCCGCGCACTGGCCACGCAGGTGGACTACAGCCTGAGCACCCGCACCATCGAGAGTCTCGACGGGGCGATCGTCGGCTCCTCCCTGCTGGCCATCGGCGCCACCCTGCTGGTCGGCGCGTTCGCGGTCACCCGGGTCACCCGGCGGCTGCACCTGACGGCCCAGGTGGCCCGCCGGATCAGCGCCGGGGACCTCGACGCCCGCGTCCGCGACCCGCGTACGGCGGACCCCTCGCGCCCGCAGGACGAGGTCGCTGTCGTCGCCGGTGCGCTGGACACCATGGCGTCCACGCTCCAGCGCAAACTACAGACCGAGCAGCGCTTCACCGCCGATGTGGCGCACGAACTCCGCACCCCGCTGACCGGTCTCTCGGCCGCCGCCGAGCTGCTGCCGCCGGGGCGGCCGTCCGAGCTGGTGCGGGACCGGGTCCGGGCGATGCGGGCGCTGACGGAGGATCTGCTGGAGATCTCCCGGCTCGACGCCCGTACGGAAGCGGTCGATCTCGACGGGTACGAACTGGTGCCGCTCGTCGAGCGGGTGGTGCGCGCGTCCGGGACGCGGACCGAGATCCGGATCGAGCGGCCGGAGAAATCCGCACACGTACGCGTCGAGACCGACAGGCGGCGCCTGGAGCGGGTGCTGGGCAATCTGATCACCAATGCGCACCGGCACGGCCGGCCCCCGGTGGTACTGACGGTCGACGGACCGGTGGTGACCGTGCGCGACCACGGCCCCGGGTTCCCGGACTATCTGCTGGACGACGGCCCGCAGCGGTTCCGTACCGAGGGCGGCGGCAAGGGGCACGGTCTCGGGCTCACCATCGCCGCCGGGCAGGCCGCGGTGATCGGCGCCGGGCTCGCGTTCCGCAACGCCCCGGACGGCGGGGCGGTGGCCCGGGTGACACTGCCCGAGTACACGGGAGCGGACGACGGGGCGTCAGAATCCGGGACCGGCACGAAGTCCGGGCCCCGTAACGGGGAGTGA